Part of the Athalia rosae chromosome 2, iyAthRosa1.1, whole genome shotgun sequence genome, aactaaAAGGTGCAAGTCCCCGAAACTTTGCTGAGTAAATAGTAATACAAAAGAGTGACATGGGGATCTGACCAATTACTCATCAACGTTACTAGTTTTTCCTACATGTTTTTCTTACCAGGATTGAAACTCGGGTGATCCTATCGGCAGTTCATCGCGGAAGTGTCCACTACTATAATCAATAGTTTCCAGGTAATGGTCGATGGCATGGAGGATCGAATACCAAAGTAATTGGGTAATTTGATCTATTGTCGCATGGAAAAATAATGGTGCAACGTGTCAACCTACGTGGGACTCGTAACTATATCACGAaatcttcaaaaatattttataactatTGATCAATATTATTCAACCTACCTCATCTCTCAACTTATTCAGATGACATTTGGCCCACATCTCGTGAAGTATTACCGCCATCGAGTTGCCCTGAAGATTTAACGTAAATTCATCTTGGGATTCCCGTAGAATATATGTATCGTAAAAACGGTCgagcaataaataaataaataaatagcgaGTTCGCGTAGTAAtgggtaaaaattgaagaacagTTAAATCAAACCCAAACGAAACAGTGATCGATTAAAGACAATGCAAAATGCCCAAAGAACAAATACcaaaacaataaatatatacgcaaACGCCAAAAAATACTCGGAATAAATGCGGGAAAATAAATACAGCGAAACCCAACTAAATAAATGCGAATAAATGCTTGGATAAAATGCAATGGGAGAAATGTTTATGTTCTTTGAAAATGCTGTGTATCGTCAGAAGTTGGGCTTCAGACTGAACATCTttgtttacaaaaaaaaaaaaaaactcagtcAATGAACAAAAACATTtgtcaaataattgaatataatttggGGGTGGGTTTACGAGGCGGATATAAATCAAGAGGGCATAGCCCTGCAAATGTAACGATATTTGAAGTAAAGAtaacaaaaacagaaacacTTACCCGTGTTTGGGCTGCATTACAAACCCATGCAATCAGCAAGAGGTCCAAAAGATGAGACAAACAAACGTACTGTGCTCCAATCGTTTCGGAAAATAACTGTACAAATGTTGTGGGTCCTTTGGAAACGTTGtatgtgtaataaaaattggcaAATAAATTCACGCAGTAGTGAGAAATGATCGTAACCATTGGCggagaaaaaagtttcgcACTCATCTCGATCAAGCTATGAAGAtcacggtattttttttcaagtcggTCGAACatctgaaataatttgaaGTCGTCGATGCATTCAGGATCAGCTCCAACTTTCAATACTTCATCCCGAACTTGAATATTTGCTGATTTTCGATGAATCCATGTGCCATTGCGAGGCTTGTTCATCGCGATCGATTCACTGCCCACCCCAAAAATGCTCATCAACGTCAGTTGCAACTTTTCAAGGTTTgcttttaataaaaatatgacgCTCGCAAAAGAAATGATTGCTAAGTGCATTACTAGGCGGAAGTTCCAGTACGCAATTAACAATAGCGTTACAAGCCAAGACAGTTGAAGATATTTTTGAATCGACATTACGAGCAAGCAGTTGAGGAATATTCtaacaattattgaaaatcCAATCATTATCGCgaggattttgattttcctttCATAATCTACTTGCAACCCAGAAGTTATTTTTATCCCATTGACTttgacgaataaatgaatgagcTCTACGaagattcttttatttttcacgatgcTTATTCCAGTCGTAATGACCGCCAGGTAACAGAGCGTGGAAGTTAATCCATGAATGTTTCTTAACCAAATGGTTGCACCGACATAATTTTGATTCGTCCACATTTGATGTACGCCTATAGCGGCAGGTAGGAAAATTAATACGAAAACGATCGGGTAAACATTCGAAATCCAAGATCCAAGTGAAATCATATTATTGTTCAAGTCAAACGGTGCTAATCCCCACAGTTTCATTGTATAGTAGAGAAAAGTAATGTATGGATTTGACCGAACTGTTGTTAAGGGTGTAACATTTCGGTGCCCGAACATGTTCACTCGTTGAAACCTGAAACTCTTGTGATCTCACCACGGTCAAACTCCTCGCGAAAATGCAACACATTACGTCCTAATCAATAGCTAGAAGGTGATGGCCACAACCAGGTGCCCAGGACTAGATTATCGAAGATATGTCATAACCTGCCCATTGCGCATGTATCGCTTTTACcagttcttatttttcatcatgagcttttttcgttcattttgatATTGCTAGTGAAACAGATGATCGGTAATGAGTGTTTGAAACTTTCAGAGATTCGTAATCCAGGataatgatttattaattGCTATTTCAATTGTGCCGTTTTAATCATCGTGTTTAATTTCTCTGGTTGCAACTAGTTCAAAATCTGGAATTTCACCCGTGGCGGTTGTTCCGCCTCGATTATTCCGAAGTATAACTGCGTATCCAATGATTCCTACGCATAGG contains:
- the LOC110116819 gene encoding putative gustatory receptor 28b, yielding MFGHRNVTPLTTVRSNPYITFLYYTMKLWGLAPFDLNNNMISLGSWISNVYPIVFVLIFLPAAIGVHQMWTNQNYVGATIWLRNIHGLTSTLCYLAVITTGISIVKNKRIFVELIHLFVKVNGIKITSGLQVDYERKIKILAIMIGFSIIVRIFLNCLLVMSIQKYLQLSWLVTLLLIAYWNFRLVMHLAIISFASVIFLLKANLEKLQLTLMSIFGVGSESIAMNKPRNGTWIHRKSANIQVRDEVLKVGADPECIDDFKLFQMFDRLEKKYRDLHSLIEMSAKLFSPPMVTIISHYCVNLFANFYYTYNVSKGPTTFVQLFSETIGAQYVCLSHLLDLLLIAWVCNAAQTRGNSMAVILHEMWAKCHLNKLRDEIQIFSLQLLQKPLSITIFGFFSLDNSLLYKIFCATVAHLVIMVQLDSSETDYADNEIDQNPWNATVSYWSKNA